A segment of the Aureliella helgolandensis genome:
CAATCCCTCCGCCCTAACTGGCTGTGTGCCCGTTGGTTTCGCGAGGGGTGGTGCTGCCGGCACCGGGCGTGCCTTTAATCGACCCAAACGGTCGATCTGGTGCGCAAAATCTGCCATAGGCACGACTTCGTAGACTCTCGCGAAATCGGCGAGTACCGCTTTGGCAAAGGCTCTTTTTACGGTCCCCTTGAGGCCCATGGCCGGGAAGAAACTGAGGTCCAGCTCTTCGTCTCCGCCTAGGAAATCGAGCGGGTGTAGCAGCAGTGACGGCGCTACCCCGGAAATGCGGCAGCAGGTCAAAGCAAACTTCCAGTAGGCCCATGCCAAAGTTTCTGAGTAACTGGCTAGGTACAGCAGGTAGCTCAGGTGGAAGGGGACTCTTACCCATGGAATGGTTGTAACGGGGATTTCAATCAGCGGCGGAGTTTGGCTGCCAGCAGGAAACTCCCAACGATAGGGCTTGAGCGGGCGGAATCCCTCCGTGAAACTACCGAACAGATTCTTGCGCTCGCTACGCTTCTCATCATCGAGTTGCGTCGAAAGAAAATAGTAGGCTCGAGCCACTGGGCCTAAATAGGTTGGGAAAGTGGACGCGTCGTACAAGTAGCCCCGATCTGCCAAGCAACGCAGCACACTCGGAGAAAAACTGAAACCAGGACCACGAAACCCAATCGTCTTTTTGCCCGTAGCTAAATGGATTGCTTCTTCGGCCGCTGTAAACTCCGCGCTGAGCTTCGCTTCACTATAGAGGTGCAACCATGGCTCATGATGGAAGGAATGGTTGCCAATTTCATGACCAGCCTTGGCAATCTGAGCCAAAGCTCCATGATTCTTCGGAAGGATCGCATCCTGCCCAATTACAAAGACCGTAATTGTGAGGTTCAGGTCCGAGAGAATCTCCAAAACAAACGGTACGACGCTGTCCAGATAACTTGGGAAACTCTCCCAACCTTCATCTCCGTGCGTTTTCAAATAGGACCACTTGTTGTCTAGGTCCAATGATAGGCTGGCGCTAAGCTTGTTCATGCTAGGCGGATTCCTCAAAGGCTGAAGCATTCACGTTGCAAATCTCGTCGATCGAGGATTCGGCCAGCTTGATTGTCTCATTGACGTTCAATGTACCATTCACTATCTGGGAGGAGTTCACCAAGTAGATCCCTGGTTGACTGGTGGTGGTGCCTAGCACGTTGCTACTGTAGTTAAGGACCGGCAGCGGGAAGACCTGTTTGACACGGGAAATGCGAAATTCCAATACTTGGTCGGCATCAAACGCAGGATACAAGTCACGCATGCCATCTAAGAAACTCTGCTGCACCTGATCGTCAGTCTCACTCCAGATCGAATCGCCTTGAGCCGCATACTTGGGGAGATAGACCAGACCATGCCCAGCCAGTTCATGGGGAGACACCAACGCGCTCATTTCGATGATGCCTGTAAACGGAGCCGGAGTCGTGATGTTGGTCACGTAGTAGCCGCCCAACGGCTTGCGCAACAGCAACGACGCACATACGATTCCGATGTACTCAATCTTTTCAAGCGACTCTCGTTCCCGCGGTGATAGTTGCGGACAGATTCGTGCGGGAGTCGGGCTCGTTACGACCACTTTGTCAAAGGTCACGCGTTCGCTGTCTGCCAGGTGCACTTGGACTGGTCCACCGCTCTGACTTCGAATCTGAGCGACGGTGGTGTTGCAGGCGATTCGAACGTTGAGGTCTCGCAATTTGTCGACCATGGCATTTAGAAACGTTTGATAGCCTCCGGACACGTAGCCGAATTTTTCTTGCTTCTGCCCACCGTTGCGGGCCGCGTACATGCGTTGGATGGTCGCCCAAATGAAGGCGGCATTGGTGCGTTCCCAAGCATCGCCCAGTTTGGCTTTTAGCAGTGGTTTCCATATTCGCTCAAAGGTGCGGCGTCCGGAGTGGCGCAGCAACCAAACACCAATAGGTATGCGTTCCAATTTCTGCCAGTCGCGAATCTTTGATGCATGCCAGATCGTCCAGCCGAGTCGTATCTTGTCGATCAGCCGCAAGGGAGGGAACTTCAGAAATTCCTGCGCATTGGACATCGAGTAAAGTTTTCCATCGACCAAGAATCCGGTCTTCGTTTGCGACCATTGCACTTTCTCCGCCAGCTGCAACTCCTGCAAGAGTTGCATTGTGAAACGGTCGCTAGCGAGCGTTACATGGTAGTGCCGATCCCACTGGATTGGCCCAAGTTGCCACGCATCTGCCAGGCCACCGGGATGGTCAGCGCGTTCCAGAATCGTCACATGTTTTCCACGCTCTGCCAGCCGCAGTGCTAGGGTCAGTCCCAGCACTCCGCCACCTACGATTCCGATAGTTTCCGGTCTATTGTTCACCGATTCGACGACTCTCAACCTAGATGTTTCTGAATTCAGCAAGGGGACCTGATCTCTCGTCCAAGACCCAAATACTCGGATTAGATCTAGAGGACGGTCGTAGTCCTCGGGAGCCCATGTCTCCGCCAGAGTTGGACGGTTTCCTCAAAAAATGCAGTGTCTGGAGTGAAATGCGGCGGCCTGAGCAAGGCGTCGCATTGTGATTGTTGCCTGTTACGGAATAGGGGACAGGCGCCCCGCGAACTCGACGCGCCGCTCCGTCCCGCCAGAAACGGGGCTGATGCTAAGTAGAGCAATTGCGGTACGTGTGCGGTCGCGCGTTCCCATGGGAAGCTACGGTTCCTCCGATTTAAGCGAAGCTGCTAAATGGGGGTAGTTCTTGTCGGCAGAATCTAGTCCAAGCTCGAGTACCACTCGCTCGTTGATTTGGAATTGAAGGCCACAATAATCGCACTGAACATGAATGGGGGTGTTGTGAGCCAGGTCGCACCATTTCATTAAGGGACGTCCGCAGCGACACACCGCGCCAATCGAGCGTCCAGGGTTGCCTAGTACCAAATGAAAGTCGGCTACGGTGCGGGTAACAATTGTGCCCATTCCAATCATCGCAAAGCGGCCAATTACGAGGTCACACCCGATCCTAGCCCCGGCGCCAATGGTGGCGCCTTCACGCACACGCGTTGGCAGAGTCGCAGCATCGGGGGAGCTCGATCGCAATTCCGAAAGATCATTCGTCGTTGCGCGGGGGAACCTGTCGTTTGTGAAAATCACTCCGGCGCTAATCATTACGCCGTCTTCAATTATGACCGCATTGCATATATAGACCATGGAGTTAATTTTCACTCGATGGCCGATTTGCACATCGTAGGCGATGTAGGATTTTCCCCCGACGATGCATTGTTCACCCAAACGCGCTCCATGGCGAATATGCACGTTGTCCCAGACGGACGTGCCACGCCCCAGGGATACGTTCTGTTCAACGATAGCAGTCGGGTGAATTCTTACATCCATCTCTATTGAAATCCTACCGATTCGGACAACTCACTGCCTACTTGGGACCAGCTGCTTTCCCACATGGCGTTATAGCAAGCGTCGATGACTTCGACCGAGGCAAGGGCGTCCTGTAACGAGATGCGTGGCAATTCCCCACTGCGGATCGATGTCACGAAATCATTGAGCTGATTGGTGAATGCATCGACCTTGTTGTAGCCATTTCCAAAGATGGTCCATTGTTCATCTTCAGCTCTCCGGTACTTGGATTCCTTCCAGCCAACGTGCAAGGTACCGGCAGATCCGTAGATACTGACGTAGTTGTCAAGTTCTTTGTTGAGGCTCCATGAGAGATCGATACTCCCCATGACTCCGCTGGCGCTTCTGACAAAAATCTGCACAGTATCTTCGACGGCAATGTCTTGGATACGTAGTCCTTCCACCACGCGGATTTCTGCGATGGGCCCCAGGAAGTAGCGAGTGATATCGACAGAGTGTGTTCCATTGTCGATCAGGACACCGCCGCCACTGATGCTAGGATCACTATTCCATCGATGGGACATGTCCACGCGAGCAGTGAACGCATTCTCAAACAGCACTACGTCACCGATGACGCCTGAAGCGATCAGCGACTTGGCGGCAACGATATCGCTGCTGTAGCGAAATTTTGACGCCATCGTGAGTATCGCAGTCGATTCTTCAGCAGCGGCCAGCATCAGCTTCGCTTCGCTAAGTCCGACTGCCAGCGGTTTTTCACAAAGTACGTGGATGTTGCGCTTGAGAAGTTCGCAAGTGATCTCGGGATGTGTCACCGGTGGAGTGCACAGAACGACGGCTTCGCAGTCGGTCTCTTCAATCATCGCCAAATAGTCGCTGAAAGCGGAGCAGTGGGCACGCTCTGCCATGGCTGTAGCAGCCTCGAGGCTAATGTCCGTGACTCCCACCAATTGGGCATCCTTCGATTTTTCAAAAGCGAGTAGGTAGCTTTGGGCAATCGCGCCTGCGCCGATGAGTCCGAATCGAGTTGCATGGGTAATCATGATGCTGAGCTCCTAAGTTGTGCGATGCTCTTGGATAAGCAATCGGCGATGTATTCGACATGCTGCCGGGTGTATTTTTCGTTCCATGGCAGCACCAAGATACGCTGCAAGCCGCTGTAGGAACCTACAAATTTCTCGCGAGAGTAATCCAACGCTGAGGCGCTGGCGAGTGTGAATGGCCAGCGGCTGGTGCCAAAGGTACGTTGCTCTTGGAATACCGCGCACTCAAAGGCCGGCTTTTGGATATAGCGTGGTGCACTGAATACTCCATGCGGCTTCAGGGCGGCGCCCAACGCCATGGCCCCACCCGGGATCAGGTCGGCATCGACCTGGACGCAGTACTTCCAATAGGAATGTACATCGCCAGGTTGAATCACCGGCGGAGTGATTCCAGGAAGCTCTGCGATCAACGACGTAAACCGGTCGGCCAGTTGGATGCGAGCCGTCACGATCTCGGTCAGCTTCTCAAGTTGGGCAACAGCAACGGCGCCTTGCAACTCCGTCATCCGGTAGTTCAAGGCTAAGAAATAGTGATCTGGATTTGCATCGCCATAGCCCCAGGCCTTGTTCACAAACAGAAAAACGCGGCGCGCTAGGGCATCATCGTTGGTGGTGACAATGCCACCCTCACCGGTCGTGATATGCTTTCCTTGCTGCAAGCTAAAGCAGCCGATGTCGCCGAGGAGTCCGGCCGGATTGCCTGCGTGTTGAGCATCGAAGGCCTGCGCACAGTCTTCGATGACAGGAATTCCACGGCCCCGGCACAGCTCCATGATTTGCGTCATATCACACGGATTGCCAAACAGGTGTGTTACCACAACTGCCTTCGTGCGGTCGCTCAATGCTTTTTCGATCGATTGCCTAGTCACGTTGCACGTGGCCGGATCAACGTCAGCAAAGACGGGAATCGCCCCTTGGTAAAGAATCGGGGTCAATGCTCCCATGTCGGTAATGGAAGTGGTGACGATCTCGTCGCCCGGTTCCGGATTAATGGCTGCAATCGCACAGTGAATCGCCGCACTACCATGTGAGCAAGCGATAGCATGTTTGACGCCAAGTCGGTCTGCGAAACGCCGTTCTAGCGTTTTGACAAATTGCCCCTTCGTGCTAGTCAGAGTTCCGCTGTTGACAGCGTCTTGCAACAACTGAATCTCTTCATTTCCAAGTGATCTACCGCTCGCATCTTGGTCCGAAGGGAGAGGCAGAACAGACTTTGCCGCAATACTCATGATGTAATTCTCTATCTAGTTTCGGTGAGTTGGATTCGTCAGTTTTTGGGGGAGGCCAGGAGAGCCTTCGGGAGCATTCGCCGTAACAGGATGCGACTCAAAAACTTGACATGCTTGTACGTCGTACTCGATACTTTCATCTTGGAAACGCCGAACGAGCGCACCGTTAGGATCGCTGGGCATTCGACAATCTTGCCGCCCGCTGCATCGACGGCCCACAACAGTTCGACGATCCCCACAAAGCCGGGTTCGCGGACGGCGTAGCGCTGGACTGCAGAGCGTCGGTAGACGCGGACGCAGCTGGTGTAGGTATGCAGCTTGTTGTGCAGCACCAAGCCATACAGCCGCGACGCGCAGCGCGACAGCTGTAACCGCCATGCAGGTACCCCTTCGACGCGACCGCCGGGGTGGTAGGGGGATGCGACCACCATGTCGACTTCTTCCGTCAGCAGATCGGCCATGGCGAGCACGAGCAACGGATCGTAGGTGCAATCAGCGTCGATCGATGCAAGTATGGGGGAGTCGGTTGCCCCAATTCCTGTTGCAATGGCTGCAGCAATTCCTTGATTGGTGGCGTGTCGAACGACTCGTACATGTTCATTAGCGCGAAAATGATCACACAGCATTCCGTGGGTAGTGTCCGAGCTCCCATCGTCTACAAGGATCAATTCCAATTGAAACGACTGGGCAGCCGATTCGGCAAGTATGCCCAACTTCTTCGACAACTGCTGGATCGATTCGGCCTCGTTGTAGCAAGGGACAATCACAGCTAAACGCTTCGGGACTACTTCTACCGAGTCGCTGGAGGGAAGCCTTGTTTTTCGCTGGACATTGGTCTCTAGCGTGTCCATGAGATTGCAATCATGTGGTGAAGTGGCTGCGTGAGTGGCAGTGGTTTCGCGGAAGGGGAGAGTGGCGTCTACCTGGGATGTGCCGGTGTTTCTAGAGCGGAAGAAACGGTGGCGGCTTCAGGCCGTGTCGGAGAACTCGCGTTTGTCGATTGCGCTGAAGCCAAGGCACGTACCGGATGCTTTAATGGTGGAGTATTGGTCGGGACAAAACCGGGACGACTCATCTCTCTGTAGAGTGCCAATCCGACTCCAGCTAAGCAAGCAATGGTCATACCTACCAGTAGGGTCGCCAACGGCTTGGGACTGACCGGAGTGTTGCTGAAACTTGGAGCCTGGAGAATTGTCAAGCTTGAGATGCGTGCGGCCTGCAGCTCTTCATTGATGCGCGACTCTTCTAGATTGTCCGAATACTTGCGGTAATTCGCACGAA
Coding sequences within it:
- a CDS encoding polysaccharide deacetylase family protein, which produces MNKLSASLSLDLDNKWSYLKTHGDEGWESFPSYLDSVVPFVLEILSDLNLTITVFVIGQDAILPKNHGALAQIAKAGHEIGNHSFHHEPWLHLYSEAKLSAEFTAAEEAIHLATGKKTIGFRGPGFSFSPSVLRCLADRGYLYDASTFPTYLGPVARAYYFLSTQLDDEKRSERKNLFGSFTEGFRPLKPYRWEFPAGSQTPPLIEIPVTTIPWVRVPFHLSYLLYLASYSETLAWAYWKFALTCCRISGVAPSLLLHPLDFLGGDEELDLSFFPAMGLKGTVKRAFAKAVLADFARVYEVVPMADFAHQIDRLGRLKARPVPAAPPLAKPTGTQPVRAEGLR
- a CDS encoding NAD(P)/FAD-dependent oxidoreductase, encoding MNNRPETIGIVGGGVLGLTLALRLAERGKHVTILERADHPGGLADAWQLGPIQWDRHYHVTLASDRFTMQLLQELQLAEKVQWSQTKTGFLVDGKLYSMSNAQEFLKFPPLRLIDKIRLGWTIWHASKIRDWQKLERIPIGVWLLRHSGRRTFERIWKPLLKAKLGDAWERTNAAFIWATIQRMYAARNGGQKQEKFGYVSGGYQTFLNAMVDKLRDLNVRIACNTTVAQIRSQSGGPVQVHLADSERVTFDKVVVTSPTPARICPQLSPRERESLEKIEYIGIVCASLLLRKPLGGYYVTNITTPAPFTGIIEMSALVSPHELAGHGLVYLPKYAAQGDSIWSETDDQVQQSFLDGMRDLYPAFDADQVLEFRISRVKQVFPLPVLNYSSNVLGTTTSQPGIYLVNSSQIVNGTLNVNETIKLAESSIDEICNVNASAFEESA
- a CDS encoding acyltransferase — translated: MDVRIHPTAIVEQNVSLGRGTSVWDNVHIRHGARLGEQCIVGGKSYIAYDVQIGHRVKINSMVYICNAVIIEDGVMISAGVIFTNDRFPRATTNDLSELRSSSPDAATLPTRVREGATIGAGARIGCDLVIGRFAMIGMGTIVTRTVADFHLVLGNPGRSIGAVCRCGRPLMKWCDLAHNTPIHVQCDYCGLQFQINERVVLELGLDSADKNYPHLAASLKSEEP
- a CDS encoding Gfo/Idh/MocA family protein, which codes for MITHATRFGLIGAGAIAQSYLLAFEKSKDAQLVGVTDISLEAATAMAERAHCSAFSDYLAMIEETDCEAVVLCTPPVTHPEITCELLKRNIHVLCEKPLAVGLSEAKLMLAAAEESTAILTMASKFRYSSDIVAAKSLIASGVIGDVVLFENAFTARVDMSHRWNSDPSISGGGVLIDNGTHSVDITRYFLGPIAEIRVVEGLRIQDIAVEDTVQIFVRSASGVMGSIDLSWSLNKELDNYVSIYGSAGTLHVGWKESKYRRAEDEQWTIFGNGYNKVDAFTNQLNDFVTSIRSGELPRISLQDALASVEVIDACYNAMWESSWSQVGSELSESVGFQ
- a CDS encoding DegT/DnrJ/EryC1/StrS family aminotransferase produces the protein MSIAAKSVLPLPSDQDASGRSLGNEEIQLLQDAVNSGTLTSTKGQFVKTLERRFADRLGVKHAIACSHGSAAIHCAIAAINPEPGDEIVTTSITDMGALTPILYQGAIPVFADVDPATCNVTRQSIEKALSDRTKAVVVTHLFGNPCDMTQIMELCRGRGIPVIEDCAQAFDAQHAGNPAGLLGDIGCFSLQQGKHITTGEGGIVTTNDDALARRVFLFVNKAWGYGDANPDHYFLALNYRMTELQGAVAVAQLEKLTEIVTARIQLADRFTSLIAELPGITPPVIQPGDVHSYWKYCVQVDADLIPGGAMALGAALKPHGVFSAPRYIQKPAFECAVFQEQRTFGTSRWPFTLASASALDYSREKFVGSYSGLQRILVLPWNEKYTRQHVEYIADCLSKSIAQLRSSAS
- a CDS encoding glycosyltransferase family 2 protein, which translates into the protein MDTLETNVQRKTRLPSSDSVEVVPKRLAVIVPCYNEAESIQQLSKKLGILAESAAQSFQLELILVDDGSSDTTHGMLCDHFRANEHVRVVRHATNQGIAAAIATGIGATDSPILASIDADCTYDPLLVLAMADLLTEEVDMVVASPYHPGGRVEGVPAWRLQLSRCASRLYGLVLHNKLHTYTSCVRVYRRSAVQRYAVREPGFVGIVELLWAVDAAGGKIVECPAILTVRSFGVSKMKVSSTTYKHVKFLSRILLRRMLPKALLASPKN